The window CCACCAGCGCGACTGGATCTCCCCCAGGTAGACGTGGGGCCAGACCAGGGTGCTGTCCAGCGCGACGGCGCGGCGCAGGTAACCGGCGGCCGTCACGGCGGCGAGGGAGTCGGTCTGACCCGACTCGAGCCAGACGGCCCGGCCGAGACCCGTGTATGCGCAGGCGAAGGACGAATCCTGGGCCACGGCGGCGCCGAAGGCGTCCCGCGCCCGCAGGTGGTCCGGCTCGCCGCGGCTCGGGTTCAGCCACCCCAGTCCGCGCAACAGCCAGGCGAACGACTCGGGCACTGTGGTGCACCCGCGCCCGGACGGACGCAAGAGCTCGTCCTCCGGGGAATCGACTCCCAGCATCCCGGCCACGACGCGGGACACCTGATGCTGCCAGGTCTCCAGGTTGGCCAGGTCGTCGTCGATCTCCCGCGTCCTCGGCTCGCCCCGGAGGGCATCGTAGGCGAGCAGGGAAAGTGCGATCTTGCTCCCGGTGAAGCGCAGCGTGCCCTTGACCGAATAGTCGACGCCGAGCAGCAGCCTGGCGTCGTCGCTCCCGACGACATGATTCTCCCGCACCAGTTGCGCGGGCACCACCCAGTAGGAGGAATCATGTTCCTCGAGCCGGGAGAGCCTGTCGGTCAGCAGCCAGGTCAGCCCGTCCGCGAAGGCCTGCTCCTGCGCGCCGCCGCCGACCACGTCGAAGGGCAGCACCGCCACGCCGCGCGGCGCCTCGGCGGCCAACCCCATGGATTTCAGGACCGCGTCGCGAATGGTCGGCGTGAAGGCCGCCAGGGCCAGGACGACGGCCAGCAGCGCCGGCAACGCCAGGCGCCGCAGACGGCCCGGCCTCGCCGCCTGCAGGCCCTGGCGCGTTCCGGGCTGCGGCGTCAGGATGCGCGACGCCTCTTCGAGGTCGCGTTTCAGGTCGGCGGACGAACCGTACCGTCCGCCGGCGTCCTTTACGAGGCAGGCGCCCACGATGGACTCGCAGATGGTCGGCACCTGGCGCCCGTCGCCGGACAGAGGCGCGGGCTGGCCGTGCACGATGGAATAGAGCATGGCCGGTTCGGTCTCGCCGGCGAAGGGCAGGCGTCCGGTGAGCATCTCGAAGAGCACCACGCCCAGCGACCAGATGTCGGCGGCGGGCCCGACCTCCGCGCCCAGCACCTGCTCCGGCGCCATGTAGGCCGCCGTGCCGACGGCGGCCCCGGTGCGGGTCAGGCGGCGCCCGCCCTGCAGCAGCGCCAGTCCGAAATCGACGATCTTCACGCTGTCCCGATCGGTCACCATGATGTTGGCCGGCTTGATGTCGCGGTGCACCACGCCGTGTTCGTTGGCATGGGCGATGCCGGCGGCCACCTGTTGGGCGTAGTTGACCGCCGACGCCGGATCCAGGGGTCCTTCCGCCAGGACCGTCTTGAGCGTGCGGCCCCGGTAAAAGGGCATGACGATGAACAGCTCGCCGTCCTCGGTCTCGCCGATCTCGTGGACGGTGCAGATGTTGGGGTGGTCGAGGGCCGAGACCGCGCGCGCCTCGCGCATGAAGCGCCGGTTGGACTCCTCGTCCCCGGTGAGCTCCGCGGGCAGGAACTTAAGGGCGACCGGACGGCGCAGGAGGATGTCCTCCGCCCTGTAGACGACGCCCATGGCGCCGCCGCCGAGACGTTCGGTGATATGGTAGTGGGATACGACCTTGCCGACCATGACCGTCGGCCTTTCCACAGGAACGCGCGTTCCGGTCGTTTGAGGATCTTCGACCATATGACTTTGAGCTGAAACCCCCTCTGATGTCTCGTGATTATGGCACAGTCGCGCACCTCGTTGCAACCGGGCCCGCTTTCGCATCGAGACGGCTATTGATAAGATCGACGGTATTCATGTAGATTGATGACGCCATCAGGAGGGAGAAACATGAGATTCAAGACCAGCAATCAGGACGACGTGGCCATCCTGGCCATATCCGGCAAGATCATGGGCGGGTCCGACCGCGACAAGTTCCACGACGAGATCAAGAGGCTGATCGCCGCAGGCCAACGCAAGGTGTTGCTCGATTTCGGCAGTGTGCCCTGGATCAACTCTACCGGTCTGGGCATCCTCATCTCCGGCTACGCCAGCCTGAAGCAGGCCGGCGGCCGCTTGATGATCTGCAACGTGAACGACCGCGTCCTGAGCCTGTTCTACACGGCCCAGCTGCACGACATCTTCGAGACGCACGAAACGAAGGACAAGGCGCTGGAGGGATTCGCGTAGCCGTCAACGACCGGACCTGTCGGGGGCGCTGCGGCGATAGCGGTTGCGCCCCTCTTCCTTGGCCCTGTACATGGCGCGGTCGGCGCGCTTGACGAGATCCTGGGTGGCGTCGCCGTCGTCGGGATGGATGGCGTAGCCGATGCTGGCCGTGATCCCGATCTCCCGGCCTTCGACCACGAAGGGCTCGGCCAGGGCCGCGACGATCTTGGCCGCCACCGGCGACACCTCCTCCTCGCCGGCAACCTCCGGGAGCAGCAGGACGAACTCGTCTCCGCCCATGCGCGCCATCAGATCGCCCTTGCGCAACAGGGTCTTCAGACGCTGCACGAAGAGGCAGAGCAGGCGGTCGCCCGTCTCGTGGCCGTGGGTGTCGTTCACTTCCTTGAAGCGATCCAGGTCCAGCACCATCACGGCGAAACTGTGGTCGTAGCGCGCGGCGTTGGCGACGGCCTCGCGCAGCCGTTCGCGGAAGAAGCGGCGGTTGGGCAGGCCGGTCAGCGCGTCGTGAAAGGCCATGTGCCGGATGGCGTTCTCGGCCTCCCGGCGCTTGGTGACGTCGCGCACCAGGCCGATGACGCCGCTGACGCGACCGTCGACGTCGCGGTGCGGCCCGAAGGTGGCCGAGAGCCAGCCCGTGCGCCCGGTGCGCCGGCTGCAGAAGTGCACGTCGCAGGTCGGGTCGGACTCGCCCCACATGGCGCGTTGCATGGCGTTGGTCATCTCGCGGTCGGCCAGCACCGGGAAGACCTCCCGCGCGTCGCGCCCGAGCGCGAAGGGCGCGGCCACGCCCGTCAGCCTCTCCATGGCGGAGTTCCAGATCCTGACGTGATGATCCTCGTCGAGCACGATGATGCCCTCGCCCGCGCTGCCGATGACCTGCGAGGTGAATGTGTTGGCCTCGTGCAAATCGCGCTGCAGGCGGCGGCGGTCGATGCCCTCGCGGATGCGCCACGCCATGTGGGCGGGGGTCATCAAATCGGGCAGCAGCAGGTCGCCGAGGCAGGCGTCGGACACCTCCCGCACCAGGCCCGCGCGGGACGCGTCGATCAGGATGTGCAGGGAGACGTCCGGGTGGGCGCGGCCGGTTTCGCGCAGCACCCCGGAGAAGTCGGCTACGGGACAGGGATCGGGCACCTGCAGCAGGACGGCGTCGTGGGCGGAAGCGGTCGCGAGGGCGGCGGGCGCGGGCCAGCCGTGGGCCTCGGCGCGCACCTCGGACTCGACGATCGTCCAGTGGAAACCCGTCTCGCTGCGGAGGTCGGCTATCAGGCCGGCCAGGCTGTCGTCCGGCCGGACGCACAGAACGCTGTAACCCTCCATGGCGCAGCCCCTTTCATTCTCCCGCAGCGAGCGGACGCGGTGCCGTCGTCACAAGATATGCAAGAAAGGGACCGTGTTGCCTGCCGGGGCCCGGAAGATCCCGGCCGCCCTCATTCCGCTGCCCGCCGAATCGCCCGCGAGAAGTCCGCCGCGCGCGCGTGCCGGCGGGCCCGGTCGTTGATCATGTACAGCCGCCGCGCCTCCGCGAGGGGAAGATCGCTCCCCAGCAATCCCAGGCTCTCCATCAGCTCGTCGGAATAGCCCGGCAGGGCGACCTTCCAGCTCGGGGGGATGCGGCCCGGGGCGATCGCGTTCACGTGATCGCGCAGGCGCGAGGTGCAGTTGTCGGTCAGCGTGTTGTAGAACTCGGGCTCCCGGTGCAGCGCGTTCGCCTTGGCGAGCATGCTGACCAGAAGATCGCGGATCTTCTGCGGCGCCGCCGCCACGGGGAACATGTACACAACATCCGGGCGATACACGGCGCGCGTGAGAACCAGGTCCCGCTCGTCCCCCACTACGTAGATCAGCTCGTATGCCTTGAACAGCCCCCGCCACCACGAATACGTCTCGCCGACCTCCTTGCGCGCCTCGATGGAGATCACGACGTATTCGCCGTCCGCGAAACCGAAGCTGAACATGCCGTGGGCCGGCCCGCGCCAGCCCTCGCCGTCGAAGACCGCGAGCACGTACCACAGGGT of the bacterium genome contains:
- a CDS encoding protein kinase, with the translated sequence MVGKVVSHYHITERLGGGAMGVVYRAEDILLRRPVALKFLPAELTGDEESNRRFMREARAVSALDHPNICTVHEIGETEDGELFIVMPFYRGRTLKTVLAEGPLDPASAVNYAQQVAAGIAHANEHGVVHRDIKPANIMVTDRDSVKIVDFGLALLQGGRRLTRTGAAVGTAAYMAPEQVLGAEVGPAADIWSLGVVLFEMLTGRLPFAGETEPAMLYSIVHGQPAPLSGDGRQVPTICESIVGACLVKDAGGRYGSSADLKRDLEEASRILTPQPGTRQGLQAARPGRLRRLALPALLAVVLALAAFTPTIRDAVLKSMGLAAEAPRGVAVLPFDVVGGGAQEQAFADGLTWLLTDRLSRLEEHDSSYWVVPAQLVRENHVVGSDDARLLLGVDYSVKGTLRFTGSKIALSLLAYDALRGEPRTREIDDDLANLETWQHQVSRVVAGMLGVDSPEDELLRPSGRGCTTVPESFAWLLRGLGWLNPSRGEPDHLRARDAFGAAVAQDSSFACAYTGLGRAVWLESGQTDSLAAVTAAGYLRRAVALDSTLVWPHVYLGEIQSRWWDNADAVGSLEHALALEPRHWRALDRLASVQYRRGDTV
- a CDS encoding STAS domain-containing protein; the protein is MRFKTSNQDDVAILAISGKIMGGSDRDKFHDEIKRLIAAGQRKVLLDFGSVPWINSTGLGILISGYASLKQAGGRLMICNVNDRVLSLFYTAQLHDIFETHETKDKALEGFA
- a CDS encoding DUF4105 domain-containing protein; this encodes MNPTKITIRRFLGRGSAVVAAAAIVAALVFAMIRPSQDRDWVHEHARLPWAEFEDDLVRIHDVRDFRHGADGAVTRRYEDRIYDLRWLDTLWYVLAVFDGEGWRGPAHGMFSFGFADGEYVVISIEARKEVGETYSWWRGLFKAYELIYVVGDERDLVLTRAVYRPDVVYMFPVAAAPQKIRDLLVSMLAKANALHREPEFYNTLTDNCTSRLRDHVNAIAPGRIPPSWKVALPGYSDELMESLGLLGSDLPLAEARRLYMINDRARRHARAADFSRAIRRAAE
- a CDS encoding GGDEF domain-containing protein — protein: MEGYSVLCVRPDDSLAGLIADLRSETGFHWTIVESEVRAEAHGWPAPAALATASAHDAVLLQVPDPCPVADFSGVLRETGRAHPDVSLHILIDASRAGLVREVSDACLGDLLLPDLMTPAHMAWRIREGIDRRRLQRDLHEANTFTSQVIGSAGEGIIVLDEDHHVRIWNSAMERLTGVAAPFALGRDAREVFPVLADREMTNAMQRAMWGESDPTCDVHFCSRRTGRTGWLSATFGPHRDVDGRVSGVIGLVRDVTKRREAENAIRHMAFHDALTGLPNRRFFRERLREAVANAARYDHSFAVMVLDLDRFKEVNDTHGHETGDRLLCLFVQRLKTLLRKGDLMARMGGDEFVLLLPEVAGEEEVSPVAAKIVAALAEPFVVEGREIGITASIGYAIHPDDGDATQDLVKRADRAMYRAKEEGRNRYRRSAPDRSGR